In Aquimarina sp. TRL1, a single window of DNA contains:
- a CDS encoding DUF1853 family protein, which yields MLQHYFRDFLSSPCLFTKEVPFDFALFDFSPLPATYPPPTATTLVIPPNEVLGKRVEQLFEYYISCHPHYTLIAKNIQVFRQKITIGELDFLLLDTHTDTVLHVELVYKFYIYDTTVRHSHPLANWIGPNRKDALLEKTEKLLQKQLPLLYKEETRNHFISLGIDPSMIRQQVCYFAQLFPPLSAPSYSSPYIHPDAIQGHWISYPTFLSAAYHHASYYIPSKKDWICQPTAQTPWYSYQIAKELIQAQIDQQKAPMVWIKRPNTPPAKLFIVWWLPH from the coding sequence ATGCTTCAACACTACTTTAGGGATTTTCTGTCCAGCCCTTGTTTATTCACCAAAGAGGTTCCCTTTGATTTTGCATTATTTGACTTTTCCCCTTTACCTGCTACCTACCCTCCACCTACTGCGACTACGTTGGTAATTCCCCCTAATGAAGTACTAGGAAAGCGGGTAGAACAGCTCTTCGAATATTATATCAGCTGCCACCCCCATTATACCCTCATTGCCAAAAACATACAGGTATTTCGTCAAAAAATTACCATTGGAGAACTCGACTTTCTCCTCCTGGATACACATACAGATACGGTTCTTCATGTAGAATTGGTCTATAAATTCTATATTTATGATACGACTGTCAGGCATTCGCATCCCTTAGCCAACTGGATCGGTCCCAACAGAAAAGATGCCTTGTTAGAAAAAACAGAAAAACTGCTACAGAAACAATTACCCTTGCTATACAAAGAAGAAACCAGGAATCACTTCATTTCCCTGGGGATTGACCCTTCCATGATCCGGCAACAAGTTTGTTATTTTGCACAGCTATTCCCTCCCTTATCTGCTCCTTCTTATTCTTCTCCTTATATACACCCTGATGCTATTCAGGGACATTGGATTTCCTATCCCACATTTCTATCAGCAGCCTATCACCATGCTAGCTATTATATTCCCTCAAAAAAAGACTGGATCTGTCAGCCCACTGCCCAGACCCCTTGGTATTCCTATCAAATCGCTAAGGAGTTGATACAAGCCCAGATAGACCAACAAAAAGCACCTATGGTCTGGATCAAAAGACCCAACACCCCTCCTGCCAAACTATTTATTGTATGGTGGCTCCCTCACTAA
- a CDS encoding transporter substrate-binding domain-containing protein: MAPRKSLFLPLLILIALLGGVVSCSKEQVLTKEEANWLHANDSIKIALFPYYPPYQFINDHGDVEGILIEYLEHIEDKLGYTFDKVPYTSWTALMEDVKDQKIEVVLEMQKTKGRMKYLRFTEELFRSPFVLIGRDDIPEGTTLEDLKDKKIIVPDEFSIEDHIRRNYPYLDVTTFPDDLSCLRQIQEGNYDLFIGPKAVVHYLTKANNLDKTKVISQMDHSYAPGIAVNKGNPLLNAIISKASKSISYQEKQEIVDNWLYKIVKPFYKKNIFWVILSVAISSLLISILLINFYLKFKIKQKTKELQHAKEVAEESNHLKTAFINNISHEVRTPMNGIIGFSQFLSDPQLTTAEKEKCIKVISDCSKQLMNIIDDILELSRLETKQVKIMKEETNLSHILMSLFSVFNHKAHQKNIQLLLENKLRNDEDKILIDKAKLIKTLNDLLDNAIKFTEEGTITIFSKVEKEQLIISIQDTGIGVEPGDQEIIFQNFSQVEKEVSKRFGGLGLGLSIAQKNVQLMKGTISFSSKVGEGSIFTITLPHTPLLPGVKQFHAENTHIIDAKPDRHIILIAEDGDINFLLLKTLLTKMKHCNFLIHRAKNGKEAVDICRENDNIHLVLMDIKMPVMDGYDATKMIKRIRPDLPIIAQTAYSTVEDIQRAMEAGCDDFVSKPIDHKILKPIIRKYF, from the coding sequence ATGGCACCTAGAAAATCACTTTTCCTACCCCTCCTTATTCTCATTGCGCTATTGGGAGGTGTTGTCTCATGCTCCAAAGAACAAGTCCTTACAAAAGAAGAAGCGAACTGGCTGCACGCCAATGATTCTATAAAAATAGCACTGTTTCCGTATTATCCTCCTTATCAGTTTATCAATGACCATGGAGATGTCGAAGGAATTCTTATCGAATACCTGGAACACATAGAAGACAAACTGGGATATACTTTTGATAAAGTCCCCTATACCAGCTGGACAGCACTGATGGAAGATGTCAAAGATCAAAAAATAGAGGTGGTTCTGGAAATGCAAAAAACCAAGGGACGAATGAAATACCTTCGTTTTACCGAAGAGTTGTTTCGCTCTCCTTTTGTCCTGATTGGTCGTGACGACATTCCGGAGGGAACTACCCTGGAAGATCTGAAAGACAAGAAAATCATTGTTCCGGATGAGTTTTCCATAGAAGATCACATTCGCAGAAACTACCCATATCTCGATGTGACCACATTTCCGGATGACCTGAGCTGCCTGCGTCAGATACAGGAAGGAAACTACGACCTCTTTATTGGTCCAAAAGCAGTAGTACACTACCTGACCAAGGCTAATAATCTGGACAAAACCAAGGTGATCTCTCAGATGGATCATAGCTATGCTCCCGGAATTGCCGTCAATAAGGGGAATCCCCTGTTAAATGCAATTATATCCAAAGCTTCAAAAAGTATTAGCTATCAGGAAAAGCAAGAAATTGTAGACAACTGGCTGTATAAGATTGTAAAACCTTTCTATAAGAAGAATATCTTTTGGGTCATACTGTCCGTTGCTATTTCCAGCCTGCTTATCTCTATATTACTCATCAATTTCTATCTCAAATTCAAAATCAAGCAAAAAACCAAGGAGTTGCAACACGCCAAAGAAGTTGCCGAGGAGAGCAATCATCTCAAAACAGCCTTTATCAATAACATCTCTCATGAGGTACGCACCCCGATGAATGGAATTATCGGTTTTTCTCAGTTTCTCAGTGATCCACAGCTAACAACTGCCGAAAAAGAAAAATGCATCAAGGTGATCTCGGACTGCAGCAAGCAACTCATGAATATCATCGATGATATTCTGGAACTTTCACGCCTGGAAACCAAACAGGTCAAAATCATGAAGGAAGAAACCAATCTTTCTCATATACTCATGTCCTTATTTTCTGTTTTTAATCACAAAGCCCATCAAAAAAACATCCAACTCCTGCTGGAGAATAAATTGCGAAATGATGAGGATAAAATATTAATCGATAAGGCCAAATTGATTAAAACCCTGAATGACTTATTGGATAATGCTATCAAGTTTACAGAAGAAGGAACCATTACGATCTTTTCCAAGGTCGAAAAGGAGCAATTAATCATCAGTATTCAGGATACAGGAATTGGTGTGGAACCGGGAGATCAGGAAATTATATTTCAAAATTTTTCTCAGGTAGAAAAAGAAGTATCCAAGCGATTTGGAGGATTGGGGCTAGGGTTATCCATTGCTCAAAAAAACGTACAGCTCATGAAAGGAACAATTTCGTTCTCTTCTAAGGTAGGAGAAGGTTCCATATTTACTATTACCCTGCCACACACACCCTTACTTCCCGGAGTGAAACAATTCCATGCAGAGAATACTCATATTATTGATGCAAAACCCGACCGGCATATTATTCTCATTGCAGAAGACGGGGATATTAATTTTCTGTTACTCAAAACATTGCTCACCAAGATGAAACATTGTAATTTTTTAATACACAGAGCTAAAAACGGGAAGGAAGCTGTCGATATTTGTCGCGAAAATGACAACATCCATTTGGTATTGATGGATATTAAAATGCCGGTAATGGATGGCTATGATGCCACCAAAATGATCAAAAGAATTCGTCCTGACCTTCCTATCATCGCCCAGACTGCCTATTCTACAGTAGAAGATATCCAAAGAGCCATGGAAGCCGGCTGTGACGATTTCGTATCCAAACCCATCGATCATAAGATTCTAAAGCCAATCATTCGAAAATATTTTTAG
- a CDS encoding pirin family protein: protein MNSILKIKPLGFPWETSDPFLFCAYHEDRYPEGNQELGPAVSLEGRIIGQDFEKKDGWRMYHGSKVPGFPAHPHRGFETVTIVQKGLVDHSDSLGAAGRFGNGDAQWMTAGKGILHAEMFPLLNQDTVNPFLLFQIWLNLPKAHKMVTPHFKMLWNETIPEQVVTDENGKQVFLKMYAGSMQETAPAPPPHSWAADADNEVAIWTIHMEANSSYTFPIATEGVNRSLYFYEGDTLHSEGYEIPVDHRIITNPVNSLTITNGNTKAKLLLLQGKPIDEPVAKHGPFVMNTMEEIRQAMADYQQTQYGGWPWATYEHVHDREKGRFAQFADGTVEIK, encoded by the coding sequence ATGAACAGTATATTAAAAATTAAACCATTAGGGTTTCCGTGGGAGACCAGCGATCCTTTTTTATTCTGTGCCTATCACGAAGACAGGTACCCAGAAGGAAATCAGGAATTAGGTCCCGCTGTCTCTCTGGAAGGACGAATTATCGGTCAGGATTTTGAAAAAAAAGATGGATGGAGAATGTATCACGGTAGTAAAGTACCGGGATTTCCGGCACATCCGCACAGAGGTTTTGAAACCGTAACTATTGTCCAGAAAGGATTGGTAGATCATTCCGATTCCTTAGGAGCTGCCGGGCGATTCGGAAATGGTGATGCCCAATGGATGACCGCAGGAAAAGGTATCTTACATGCAGAGATGTTCCCTTTACTCAATCAGGATACGGTCAATCCATTTCTGTTATTTCAGATATGGCTGAACCTGCCCAAAGCGCATAAAATGGTGACTCCGCATTTCAAGATGCTGTGGAATGAAACCATTCCTGAGCAAGTCGTAACAGATGAAAACGGGAAACAGGTATTCCTAAAAATGTATGCCGGTTCCATGCAGGAAACAGCCCCTGCTCCCCCACCACATTCCTGGGCCGCAGATGCTGATAATGAAGTGGCAATATGGACAATACACATGGAAGCTAACAGTAGCTACACATTCCCTATAGCGACTGAAGGTGTAAACAGATCTCTTTATTTTTATGAAGGAGATACACTCCATAGCGAAGGGTATGAAATTCCGGTTGACCATCGTATTATTACCAATCCGGTAAACTCATTGACCATCACGAATGGGAATACAAAAGCAAAACTATTATTGTTACAGGGAAAACCAATTGACGAACCTGTAGCCAAGCATGGTCCCTTTGTGATGAATACCATGGAAGAAATCAGACAGGCAATGGCTGATTACCAGCAAACACAATACGGAGGATGGCCCTGGGCTACTTATGAGCATGTACACGATCGAGAGAAAGGACGATTTGCACAATTTGCCGATGGTACCGTAGAAATAAAGTAA
- a CDS encoding S10 family peptidase, with amino-acid sequence MKNKLALLLSCISISLFSQEIHVPVDTTVVSTHTLTVKGTQFPYTAITGFQPVWDKKGTPIASLFYTYYKRSDIKNDENRPLLISFNGGPGSASVWMHIAYTGPQILKIDEEGFPVQPYGIKPNPNSILDVADIVFVNPVNTGYSRMLPDQEGKMPDNALFFGVNADIEYLAGWVNTFVTRYNRWKSPKYLIGESYGTTRVSGLAGALQNKHWMYLNGVILVSPTEIGFQFDGAVETANRLPYYTAAAWYHKALPPALQQKDLTALLPEVENYTINQLLPAIARGGSLDPATKKEVIKKMAYYSGLSEHLIEQHNLEVPKRFFWKELLRNREGYTIGRLDSRYKGMDIKEAGDSPDYNSELTSWLHAFTPAINYYIREQLNFKTDLSYNMFGPVHPWDRTRNNSGKSLRAAMAKNPNLHTLIQSGYYDGATTYFNAKYIMWQLNINGKLTDRLHFKGYRSGHMMYLRNEDLIQANEDLRNFIETSTTNIHIGSKY; translated from the coding sequence ATGAAAAATAAATTAGCACTCTTACTCAGCTGTATCAGCATTTCCCTGTTTTCTCAGGAAATACATGTTCCTGTAGATACGACTGTCGTAAGTACACATACTCTGACCGTAAAAGGAACCCAGTTCCCTTACACAGCCATTACAGGATTCCAACCCGTATGGGATAAAAAAGGAACCCCTATCGCTTCCTTATTTTATACCTATTACAAACGAAGCGATATTAAAAATGATGAAAACAGACCCTTGCTCATTTCTTTTAATGGAGGACCTGGCTCTGCTTCCGTATGGATGCATATTGCCTATACCGGTCCTCAAATTTTAAAAATTGATGAAGAAGGATTTCCGGTACAACCGTATGGTATCAAGCCTAATCCTAATTCCATCTTAGATGTTGCTGATATTGTATTCGTCAATCCGGTCAATACGGGGTATTCCAGAATGCTCCCTGATCAGGAAGGAAAAATGCCCGACAACGCTTTATTTTTTGGCGTCAATGCAGATATTGAATATCTGGCGGGATGGGTCAATACGTTTGTCACCCGATATAACCGATGGAAATCACCCAAGTATCTGATAGGAGAAAGTTACGGAACCACCCGGGTATCTGGTTTGGCAGGCGCATTACAAAACAAGCACTGGATGTACCTCAACGGAGTTATTCTGGTATCCCCTACAGAAATAGGCTTTCAATTCGACGGAGCTGTAGAGACTGCCAACCGACTGCCTTATTACACTGCTGCAGCCTGGTATCACAAAGCACTCCCTCCTGCCTTACAGCAAAAAGATCTCACGGCTTTACTCCCCGAAGTAGAAAACTACACCATCAATCAATTACTTCCTGCCATCGCCAGAGGAGGATCTCTGGATCCTGCTACCAAAAAGGAGGTCATCAAAAAAATGGCGTATTACTCCGGCTTGTCGGAGCACCTTATTGAACAACACAACCTGGAGGTTCCCAAACGTTTTTTCTGGAAAGAACTACTTCGTAACCGGGAAGGGTACACTATTGGTCGGCTCGATTCCAGATACAAAGGAATGGATATCAAAGAAGCAGGAGATTCTCCGGATTACAACAGCGAGCTCACCTCCTGGCTTCATGCTTTTACGCCGGCTATTAATTACTATATCCGCGAGCAGCTCAATTTCAAAACAGACCTCAGTTATAATATGTTTGGTCCGGTACATCCCTGGGACAGAACCCGAAACAACAGTGGAAAAAGCCTTCGTGCAGCCATGGCTAAAAACCCCAACCTGCACACCCTTATCCAATCCGGATATTACGATGGAGCCACCACCTACTTTAATGCCAAATATATCATGTGGCAATTAAACATTAACGGGAAACTAACCGACCGGTTACACTTCAAAGGATATCGTAGCGGTCATATGATGTATCTGAGGAATGAAGACCTGATTCAGGCCAATGAAGACCTGAGAAATTTTATAGAAACTTCTACGACTAATATCCATATAGGATCAAAATATTAG